One part of the Solea solea chromosome 16, fSolSol10.1, whole genome shotgun sequence genome encodes these proteins:
- the mmd2a gene encoding monocyte to macrophage differentiation factor 2a yields MVDRARAHRRVARARPTHEMDLRKSKYGRFMNCRVPASKRYQPTDYEHAANCATHGLWILPSLVGGSLLYFSSMDQWHRVAAWLYGSGLSGLFITSTLFHTAAWKISHLRTVEERFHMCDRMAIYFFIAASYSPWLMLRELGPWACHMRWLIWVMACTGSMYVFFFHERYKLVELLGYVTMGAVPALVILSMVERSGVCELAVGGVLYVVGVVFFKSDGLVPFAHAIWHLFVAAGAGVHYYAIWRYLYLPGQLLQTAR; encoded by the exons ATGGTAGATAGAGCGCGAGCGCACCGACGCGTTGCGCGCGCACGACCCACGCACGAGATGGATTTAAGGAAAAGTAAATATGGAag gttcATGAACTGCAGAGTGCCAGCCAGTAAGAGATACCAGCCCACTGACTATGAACATGCTGCAAACTGTGCCACACATGGA TTGTGGATCCTCCCCAGTCTGGTGGGCGGCTCGCTGCTCTACTTTTCTTCCATGGACCAATGGCATCGCGTTGCTGCTTGGCTCTATGGGAGCGGACTCTCGGGCCTGTTCATCACCTCTACACTCTTTCACACGGCTGCATGGAAAATTAGCCAcctccg GACGGTAGAGGAGCGTTTCCACATGTGTGACAGAATGGCCATCTACTTCTTCATTGCTGCGTCCTATTCACCCTG GTTGATGCTGAGGGAGCTGGGGCCCTGGGCGTGCCATATGCGCTGGTTAATCTGGGTCATGGCTTGTACAGGATCCATGTATGTCTTCTTTTTCCATGAGAG GTACAAGCTTGTGGAGTTGTTGGGATATGTCACCATGGGAGCTGTTCCTGCTTTGGTCATCCTGTCCATG GTAGAGcgttcaggtgtgtgtgaacTGGCAGTGGGAGGTGTCCTCTACGTGGTGGGCGTGGTCTTCTTCAAGAGCGACGGCCTGGTCCCCTTTGCCCACGCCATTTGGCATCTCTTTGTCGCAGCTGGAGCAGGTGTTCACTACTACGCTATCTGGAGGTACCTGTACTTACCTGGGCAGCTGCTGCAGACAGCGAGGTGA
- the wipi2 gene encoding WD repeat domain phosphoinositide-interacting protein 2 isoform X2, which yields MNLASQSGDAGGSQLLFANFNQDNTSLAVGTKSGYKFFSLSSVDKLEQIYECTDTEDVCIVERLFSSSLVAIVSLKAPRKLKVCHFKKGTEICNYSYSNTILAVKLNRQRLIVCLEESLYIHNIRDMKVLHTIRETPPNPSGLCALSISNDNCYLAYPGSATIGEVQVFDTVNLRAANMIPAHDSPLAALAFDASGTKLATASEKGTVIRVFSIPEGQKLFEFRRGVKRCVSICSLAFSMEGLYLSASSNTETVHIFKLETQKEKPAEEPTTWGGYLGKVLMASTTYLPSQVTEMFTQGRAFATVRLPFCGHKNICALAVIQKIPRLLVAAADGYLYLYNLDPQEGGECTLMKQHRLDGSTEASNEILEQGSHDRPLVAQTYSAAVTKGYCEEQGAVGGAGLDDDLNELRLEEENEQPPLILETD from the exons ATGAACCTGGCCAGTCAGAGCGGGGACGCTGGCGGTAGCCAGCTCCTCTTCGCCAACTTTAACCAGGATAACAC GTCCTTGGCTGTTGGCACCAAGTCAGGATACAAGTTTTTCTCCCTGTCTTCAGTGGACAAGTTAGAGCAGATATATGAATGTA CAGACACAGAGGATGTGTGTATTGTGGAGCGTCTGTTCTCCAGCAGCCTGGTGGCCATCGTCAGTCTGAAGGCTCCCAGGAAGCTCAAAGTCTGTCACTTCAAGAAGGGAACAGAGATTTGCAACTACTCCTATTCCAACACCATACTGGCTGTAAAGCTCAACAGACAG AGGCTCATAGTGTGTCTGGAGGAGTCGCTGTACATTCACAACATCCGAGACATGAAAGTGTTGCACACTATCAGAGAAACTCCCCCCAATCCCTCAG GATTGTGTGCCCTTTCCATCAGCAATGATAACTGTTACCTGGCTTACCCAGGCAGTGCCACAATAGGAGAAGTTCAGGTGTTTGACACTGTCAACCTG CGAGCGGCTAACATGATTCCAGCCCACGACAGCCCGTTAGCAGCTCTGGCTTTCGATGCCAGTGGAACCAAACTAGCCACAGCCTCAGAGAAG GGCACAGTCATTCGTGTCTTCTCGATCCCAGAGGGACAGAAGCTCTTTGAGTTTCGGCGAGGAGTCAAGAG GTGTGTCAGCATTTGCTCCCTGGCTTTCAGTATGGAAGGCCTATACCTGTCGGCCTCCAGCAACACAGAGACGGTCCATATCTTCAAGTTAGAAACACAGAAGGAGAA gcCTGCGGAGGAGCCCACTACTTGGGGAGGGTACCTGGGTAAGGTCCTGATGGCGTCTACCACGTACCTGCCTTCCCAGGTCACAGAGATGTTCACCCAGGGCCGAGCTTTCGCCACTGTACGTCTGCCCTTCTGCGGACACAAGAACATCTGCGCCTTAGCTGT GATTCAGAAGATTCCGAGGTTGTTGGTTGCAGCGGCTGATGGTTACCTGTATCTGTACAACCTGGATCCACAAGAGGGAGGGGAATGTACTCTCATGAAGCagcacag GTTAGATGGCAGTACTGAAGCATCCAATGAGATCCTTGAGCAAGGGTCACATGATCGCCCACTTGTGGCCCAAACATACAGTGCTGCTGTCACTAAAG
- the wipi2 gene encoding WD repeat domain phosphoinositide-interacting protein 2 isoform X1 — MNLASQSGDAGGSQLLFANFNQDNTSLAVGTKSGYKFFSLSSVDKLEQIYECTDTEDVCIVERLFSSSLVAIVSLKAPRKLKVCHFKKGTEICNYSYSNTILAVKLNRQRLIVCLEESLYIHNIRDMKVLHTIRETPPNPSGLCALSISNDNCYLAYPGSATIGEVQVFDTVNLRAANMIPAHDSPLAALAFDASGTKLATASEKGTVIRVFSIPEGQKLFEFRRGVKRCVSICSLAFSMEGLYLSASSNTETVHIFKLETQKEKYVPAEEPTTWGGYLGKVLMASTTYLPSQVTEMFTQGRAFATVRLPFCGHKNICALAVIQKIPRLLVAAADGYLYLYNLDPQEGGECTLMKQHRLDGSTEASNEILEQGSHDRPLVAQTYSAAVTKGYCEEQGAVGGAGLDDDLNELRLEEENEQPPLILETD, encoded by the exons ATGAACCTGGCCAGTCAGAGCGGGGACGCTGGCGGTAGCCAGCTCCTCTTCGCCAACTTTAACCAGGATAACAC GTCCTTGGCTGTTGGCACCAAGTCAGGATACAAGTTTTTCTCCCTGTCTTCAGTGGACAAGTTAGAGCAGATATATGAATGTA CAGACACAGAGGATGTGTGTATTGTGGAGCGTCTGTTCTCCAGCAGCCTGGTGGCCATCGTCAGTCTGAAGGCTCCCAGGAAGCTCAAAGTCTGTCACTTCAAGAAGGGAACAGAGATTTGCAACTACTCCTATTCCAACACCATACTGGCTGTAAAGCTCAACAGACAG AGGCTCATAGTGTGTCTGGAGGAGTCGCTGTACATTCACAACATCCGAGACATGAAAGTGTTGCACACTATCAGAGAAACTCCCCCCAATCCCTCAG GATTGTGTGCCCTTTCCATCAGCAATGATAACTGTTACCTGGCTTACCCAGGCAGTGCCACAATAGGAGAAGTTCAGGTGTTTGACACTGTCAACCTG CGAGCGGCTAACATGATTCCAGCCCACGACAGCCCGTTAGCAGCTCTGGCTTTCGATGCCAGTGGAACCAAACTAGCCACAGCCTCAGAGAAG GGCACAGTCATTCGTGTCTTCTCGATCCCAGAGGGACAGAAGCTCTTTGAGTTTCGGCGAGGAGTCAAGAG GTGTGTCAGCATTTGCTCCCTGGCTTTCAGTATGGAAGGCCTATACCTGTCGGCCTCCAGCAACACAGAGACGGTCCATATCTTCAAGTTAGAAACACAGAAGGAGAAGTATGT gcCTGCGGAGGAGCCCACTACTTGGGGAGGGTACCTGGGTAAGGTCCTGATGGCGTCTACCACGTACCTGCCTTCCCAGGTCACAGAGATGTTCACCCAGGGCCGAGCTTTCGCCACTGTACGTCTGCCCTTCTGCGGACACAAGAACATCTGCGCCTTAGCTGT GATTCAGAAGATTCCGAGGTTGTTGGTTGCAGCGGCTGATGGTTACCTGTATCTGTACAACCTGGATCCACAAGAGGGAGGGGAATGTACTCTCATGAAGCagcacag GTTAGATGGCAGTACTGAAGCATCCAATGAGATCCTTGAGCAAGGGTCACATGATCGCCCACTTGTGGCCCAAACATACAGTGCTGCTGTCACTAAAG